The Pocillopora verrucosa isolate sample1 chromosome 14, ASM3666991v2, whole genome shotgun sequence genome has a segment encoding these proteins:
- the LOC131776595 gene encoding endothelin-converting enzyme 2-like isoform X2, with the protein MRTHKNKTMAGIELCSAPSTQSLGVHSTTFRRGRKRVEVCLLSICGILLLICTVLAVLFAVELSKRNQYDAKANGPVDGRTVPTTSVPLPTTESLAPTRVCNTADCLEIAARFTRNMNNSVDPCQDFFHFACGGWIQNNPIPPYKNEYITFMRKIQANNEKLRNMLEDATGEHDDPVMKAKRYYRSCMNEEEVERTTTQQMLELIRSLGSWALDNGTWSETVWNWKTALLKIQTTFLHSSPLFTIDVLTNPRNSRKHILKLLPPELSLTREEYLSKNSKRRPAYLEYMTTAAMLLGGQNATTRQQMNGILEFEEQLARSIPSKTFLYEHEHDTITIQDLQNHAPKFQWLQHLNNLFSEHNTTLDDSEDIIVPTLEYLQNMSEALHTADMETLSNYFIWTVLRRLVPFLSKPFREVEAKYKRKTSHIKGAAARWLTCITTTNFYRGLTFATGSLYIEKAFDRKMIPLVKEMMEDVRQAFREEVGNLTWIDDKTRPAVYEKEKAMVEKIGYPEMCVNKTLLGEYYQQLEVDDKRFLLNEVNVSKWYSALSLSKLRKPSIRGQWYSGPQSVNAYYQREKNEINILAGILQPPYYSGRFAPRAVNFGGIGIILAHELTHGFDNIGRKFNKYGEISNTWWTNFTLTGFQNKSQCFVDQYNKYPLNVGGRKIFVNGRLTLPENIADNGALKIAFRMWCSSFSPTQIFRRAKADPHALPIYRVNGVLSNMEEFAKTYKCPKGSDLNPENRCRVW; encoded by the exons ATGAGAACCCACAAGAACAAAACTATGGCTGGAATAGAGTTATGTTCTGCACCGAGTACTCAGAGTCTTGGAGTGCACTCCACTACCTTCCGAAGGGGTCGAAAGAGAGTGGAAGTATGTTTGCTGAGTATTTGTGGAATACTTCTTTTGATATGCACTGTGTTAGCGGTATTATTTGCTGTGGAACTTTCCAAACGCAATCAATATGACGCAAAGGCAAATGGTCCTGTAGATGGTCGGACTGTACCAACAACATCAGTGCCACTTCCTACTACTGAAAGCCTAGCACCGACAAGAGTGTGTAACACTGCTGACTGTCTGGAGATTGCAGCCCGCTTCACTCGGAACATGAACAATTCTGTCGACCCATGTCAggactttttccattttgcttgCGGTGGATGGATACAGAACAACCCAATTCCTCCGTACAAGAACGAGTATATTACATTCATGAGAAAGATTCAGGCAAACAATGAAAAACTTAGAAATATGTTGGAAGATGCCACCGGAGAACACGATGACCCAGTAATGAAAGCAAAGAGGTATTATCGCTCGTGTATGAATGAAGAAGAAGTTGAGAGAACGACCACACAGCAAATGTTGGAGCTCATAAGGAGCCTTGGGTCATGGGCACTGGACAACGGAACGTGGAGTGAGACTGTATGGAACTGGAAGACTGCTCTACTAAAGattcaaacaacttttttacaTTCTTCGCCTCTGTTTACTATTGATGTGTTAACTAACCCAAGAAATTCAAGGAAACATATTTTAAAG CTCCTTCCCCCAGAGTTAAGTTTGACTCGTGAAGAATATCTGTCGAAAAACAGCAAA AGGAGGCCTGCATATCTCGAGTATATGACAACGGCGGCAATGTTGTTAGGAGGACAGAATGCCACCACCCGACAGCAAATGAATGGGATTCTTGAATTTGAAGAACAACTTGCTCGG aGTATACCCTCCAAGACGTTCCTCTACGAACATGAGCATGACACAATCACAATACAAGACCTACAAAACCACGCTCCTAAG TTTCAATGGCTACAACATTTGAACAACCTGTTCAGCGAGCATAACACAACGTTAGATGACTCTGAGGACATCATCGTACCTACACTTGAGTATCTCCAAAACATGTCAGAAGCTTTACATACTGCAGATATGGA AACGTTGTCCAACTACTTTATATGGACGGTTTTGAGGCGATTAGTTCCATTCCTATCCAAGCCGTTCAGAGAGGTTGAGGCTaaatacaaaaggaaaacttcTCATATAAAAGGCGCAGCAGCAAGATGGCTGACTTGTATCACTACCACAAACTTTTACCGCGGGCTCACATTTGCTACTGGAAGCCTGTACATTGAGAAGGCGTTTGACAGAAAAATGATCCCATTG GTTAAGGAGATGATGGAAGACGTTCGACAAGCTTTTCGTGAGGAAGTAGGAAACTTGACATGGATTGACGACAAGACAAGACCTGCTGTATACGAGAAG GAAAAAGCGATGGTTGAAAAAATTGGCTACCCTGAAATGTGCGTGAACAAAACCTTACTTGGAGAGTACTATCAACAG CTTGAAGTAGATGATAAGAGATTTTTGCTGAATGAGGTGAACGTGAGCAAGTGGTACTCAGCCCTATCCCTCTCCAAACTTAGGAAACCATCCATCAGGGGACA ATGGTACAGTGGGCCACAGTCTGTTAATGCTTACTaccaaagagagaaaaatgaaataa ATATTTTGGCAGGAATCCTTCAGCCGCCATACTATAGCGGCCGCTTTGCACCACG GGCGGTTAATTTTGGTGGCATCGGAATAATCCTTGCTCATGAACTTACTCATGGTTTCGACAATATAG GTCGAAAGTTCAACAAGTACGGTGAGATCAGTAACACATGGTGGACTAACTTTACCCTCACTGGATTCCAAAACAAATCCCAGTGTTTTGTTGACCAATACAATAAATACCCACTCAATGTGGGTGGCAGGAAGATTTTT GTGAATGGTCGACTGACATTACCTGAAAACATAGCCGATAATGGAGCTCTCAAGATCGCTTTCAGG ATGTGGTGCAGCTCTTTCAGTCCTACGCAGATCTTCAGAAGAGCTAAAGCTGATCCGCATGCCTTACCCATATACAG ggTAAATGGTGTTTTGTCAAATATGGAGGAATTCGCGAAGACGTACAAATGTCCAAAGGGAAGTGATTTAAATCCCGAAAACCGATGCAGAGTTTGGTAA
- the LOC131776595 gene encoding endothelin-converting enzyme 2-like isoform X1 codes for MRTHKNKTMAGIELCSAPSTQSLGVHSTTFRRGRKRVEVCLLSICGILLLICTVLAVLFAVELSKRNQYDAKANGPVDGRTVPTTSVPLPTTESLAPTRVCNTADCLEIAARFTRNMNNSVDPCQDFFHFACGGWIQNNPIPPYKNEYITFMRKIQANNEKLRNMLEDATGEHDDPVMKAKRYYRSCMNEEEVERTTTQQMLELIRSLGSWALDNGTWSETVWNWKTALLKIQTTFLHSSPLFTIDVLTNPRNSRKHILKLLPPELSLTREEYLSKNSKRRPAYLEYMTTAAMLLGGQNATTRQQMNGILEFEEQLARSIPSKTFLYEHEHDTITIQDLQNHAPKFQWLQHLNNLFSEHNTTLDDSEDIIVPTLEYLQNMSEALHTADMETLSNYFIWTVLRRLVPFLSKPFREVEAKYKRKTSHIKGAAARWLTCITTTNFYRGLTFATGSLYIEKAFDRKMIPLVKEMMEDVRQAFREEVGNLTWIDDKTRPAVYEKEKAMVEKIGYPEMCVNKTLLGEYYQQLEVDDKRFLLNEVNVSKWYSALSLSKLRKPSIRGQWYSGPQSVNAYYQREKNEINILAGILQPPYYSGRFAPRAVNFGGIGIILAHELTHGFDNIGRKFNKYGEISNTWWTNFTLTGFQNKSQCFVDQYNKYPLNVGGRKIFVNGRLTLPENIADNGALKIAFRAYENWLRKHGREELVPGLNKSSEQMFFLSYAQMWCSSFSPTQIFRRAKADPHALPIYRVNGVLSNMEEFAKTYKCPKGSDLNPENRCRVW; via the exons ATGAGAACCCACAAGAACAAAACTATGGCTGGAATAGAGTTATGTTCTGCACCGAGTACTCAGAGTCTTGGAGTGCACTCCACTACCTTCCGAAGGGGTCGAAAGAGAGTGGAAGTATGTTTGCTGAGTATTTGTGGAATACTTCTTTTGATATGCACTGTGTTAGCGGTATTATTTGCTGTGGAACTTTCCAAACGCAATCAATATGACGCAAAGGCAAATGGTCCTGTAGATGGTCGGACTGTACCAACAACATCAGTGCCACTTCCTACTACTGAAAGCCTAGCACCGACAAGAGTGTGTAACACTGCTGACTGTCTGGAGATTGCAGCCCGCTTCACTCGGAACATGAACAATTCTGTCGACCCATGTCAggactttttccattttgcttgCGGTGGATGGATACAGAACAACCCAATTCCTCCGTACAAGAACGAGTATATTACATTCATGAGAAAGATTCAGGCAAACAATGAAAAACTTAGAAATATGTTGGAAGATGCCACCGGAGAACACGATGACCCAGTAATGAAAGCAAAGAGGTATTATCGCTCGTGTATGAATGAAGAAGAAGTTGAGAGAACGACCACACAGCAAATGTTGGAGCTCATAAGGAGCCTTGGGTCATGGGCACTGGACAACGGAACGTGGAGTGAGACTGTATGGAACTGGAAGACTGCTCTACTAAAGattcaaacaacttttttacaTTCTTCGCCTCTGTTTACTATTGATGTGTTAACTAACCCAAGAAATTCAAGGAAACATATTTTAAAG CTCCTTCCCCCAGAGTTAAGTTTGACTCGTGAAGAATATCTGTCGAAAAACAGCAAA AGGAGGCCTGCATATCTCGAGTATATGACAACGGCGGCAATGTTGTTAGGAGGACAGAATGCCACCACCCGACAGCAAATGAATGGGATTCTTGAATTTGAAGAACAACTTGCTCGG aGTATACCCTCCAAGACGTTCCTCTACGAACATGAGCATGACACAATCACAATACAAGACCTACAAAACCACGCTCCTAAG TTTCAATGGCTACAACATTTGAACAACCTGTTCAGCGAGCATAACACAACGTTAGATGACTCTGAGGACATCATCGTACCTACACTTGAGTATCTCCAAAACATGTCAGAAGCTTTACATACTGCAGATATGGA AACGTTGTCCAACTACTTTATATGGACGGTTTTGAGGCGATTAGTTCCATTCCTATCCAAGCCGTTCAGAGAGGTTGAGGCTaaatacaaaaggaaaacttcTCATATAAAAGGCGCAGCAGCAAGATGGCTGACTTGTATCACTACCACAAACTTTTACCGCGGGCTCACATTTGCTACTGGAAGCCTGTACATTGAGAAGGCGTTTGACAGAAAAATGATCCCATTG GTTAAGGAGATGATGGAAGACGTTCGACAAGCTTTTCGTGAGGAAGTAGGAAACTTGACATGGATTGACGACAAGACAAGACCTGCTGTATACGAGAAG GAAAAAGCGATGGTTGAAAAAATTGGCTACCCTGAAATGTGCGTGAACAAAACCTTACTTGGAGAGTACTATCAACAG CTTGAAGTAGATGATAAGAGATTTTTGCTGAATGAGGTGAACGTGAGCAAGTGGTACTCAGCCCTATCCCTCTCCAAACTTAGGAAACCATCCATCAGGGGACA ATGGTACAGTGGGCCACAGTCTGTTAATGCTTACTaccaaagagagaaaaatgaaataa ATATTTTGGCAGGAATCCTTCAGCCGCCATACTATAGCGGCCGCTTTGCACCACG GGCGGTTAATTTTGGTGGCATCGGAATAATCCTTGCTCATGAACTTACTCATGGTTTCGACAATATAG GTCGAAAGTTCAACAAGTACGGTGAGATCAGTAACACATGGTGGACTAACTTTACCCTCACTGGATTCCAAAACAAATCCCAGTGTTTTGTTGACCAATACAATAAATACCCACTCAATGTGGGTGGCAGGAAGATTTTT GTGAATGGTCGACTGACATTACCTGAAAACATAGCCGATAATGGAGCTCTCAAGATCGCTTTCAGG GCTTATGAAAATTGGCTGAGAAAACATGGCAGGGAGGAACTCGTACCCGGACTGAACAAATCCAGTGAACAGATGTTTTTCCTTAGCTACGCCCAG ATGTGGTGCAGCTCTTTCAGTCCTACGCAGATCTTCAGAAGAGCTAAAGCTGATCCGCATGCCTTACCCATATACAG ggTAAATGGTGTTTTGTCAAATATGGAGGAATTCGCGAAGACGTACAAATGTCCAAAGGGAAGTGATTTAAATCCCGAAAACCGATGCAGAGTTTGGTAA
- the LOC131776595 gene encoding endothelin-converting enzyme 2-like isoform X3, whose protein sequence is MRTHKNKTMAGIELCSAPSTQSLGVHSTTFRRGRKRVEVCLLSICGILLLICTVLAVLFAVELSKRNQYDAKANGPVDGRTVPTTSVPLPTTESLAPTRVCNTADCLEIAARFTRNMNNSVDPCQDFFHFACGGWIQNNPIPPYKNEYITFMRKIQANNEKLRNMLEDATGEHDDPVMKAKRYYRSCMNEEEVERTTTQQMLELIRSLGSWALDNGTWSETVWNWKTALLKIQTTFLHSSPLFTIDVLTNPRNSRKHILKLLPPELSLTREEYLSKNSKSIPSKTFLYEHEHDTITIQDLQNHAPKFQWLQHLNNLFSEHNTTLDDSEDIIVPTLEYLQNMSEALHTADMETLSNYFIWTVLRRLVPFLSKPFREVEAKYKRKTSHIKGAAARWLTCITTTNFYRGLTFATGSLYIEKAFDRKMIPLVKEMMEDVRQAFREEVGNLTWIDDKTRPAVYEKEKAMVEKIGYPEMCVNKTLLGEYYQQLEVDDKRFLLNEVNVSKWYSALSLSKLRKPSIRGQWYSGPQSVNAYYQREKNEINILAGILQPPYYSGRFAPRAVNFGGIGIILAHELTHGFDNIGRKFNKYGEISNTWWTNFTLTGFQNKSQCFVDQYNKYPLNVGGRKIFVNGRLTLPENIADNGALKIAFRAYENWLRKHGREELVPGLNKSSEQMFFLSYAQMWCSSFSPTQIFRRAKADPHALPIYRVNGVLSNMEEFAKTYKCPKGSDLNPENRCRVW, encoded by the exons ATGAGAACCCACAAGAACAAAACTATGGCTGGAATAGAGTTATGTTCTGCACCGAGTACTCAGAGTCTTGGAGTGCACTCCACTACCTTCCGAAGGGGTCGAAAGAGAGTGGAAGTATGTTTGCTGAGTATTTGTGGAATACTTCTTTTGATATGCACTGTGTTAGCGGTATTATTTGCTGTGGAACTTTCCAAACGCAATCAATATGACGCAAAGGCAAATGGTCCTGTAGATGGTCGGACTGTACCAACAACATCAGTGCCACTTCCTACTACTGAAAGCCTAGCACCGACAAGAGTGTGTAACACTGCTGACTGTCTGGAGATTGCAGCCCGCTTCACTCGGAACATGAACAATTCTGTCGACCCATGTCAggactttttccattttgcttgCGGTGGATGGATACAGAACAACCCAATTCCTCCGTACAAGAACGAGTATATTACATTCATGAGAAAGATTCAGGCAAACAATGAAAAACTTAGAAATATGTTGGAAGATGCCACCGGAGAACACGATGACCCAGTAATGAAAGCAAAGAGGTATTATCGCTCGTGTATGAATGAAGAAGAAGTTGAGAGAACGACCACACAGCAAATGTTGGAGCTCATAAGGAGCCTTGGGTCATGGGCACTGGACAACGGAACGTGGAGTGAGACTGTATGGAACTGGAAGACTGCTCTACTAAAGattcaaacaacttttttacaTTCTTCGCCTCTGTTTACTATTGATGTGTTAACTAACCCAAGAAATTCAAGGAAACATATTTTAAAG CTCCTTCCCCCAGAGTTAAGTTTGACTCGTGAAGAATATCTGTCGAAAAACAGCAAA aGTATACCCTCCAAGACGTTCCTCTACGAACATGAGCATGACACAATCACAATACAAGACCTACAAAACCACGCTCCTAAG TTTCAATGGCTACAACATTTGAACAACCTGTTCAGCGAGCATAACACAACGTTAGATGACTCTGAGGACATCATCGTACCTACACTTGAGTATCTCCAAAACATGTCAGAAGCTTTACATACTGCAGATATGGA AACGTTGTCCAACTACTTTATATGGACGGTTTTGAGGCGATTAGTTCCATTCCTATCCAAGCCGTTCAGAGAGGTTGAGGCTaaatacaaaaggaaaacttcTCATATAAAAGGCGCAGCAGCAAGATGGCTGACTTGTATCACTACCACAAACTTTTACCGCGGGCTCACATTTGCTACTGGAAGCCTGTACATTGAGAAGGCGTTTGACAGAAAAATGATCCCATTG GTTAAGGAGATGATGGAAGACGTTCGACAAGCTTTTCGTGAGGAAGTAGGAAACTTGACATGGATTGACGACAAGACAAGACCTGCTGTATACGAGAAG GAAAAAGCGATGGTTGAAAAAATTGGCTACCCTGAAATGTGCGTGAACAAAACCTTACTTGGAGAGTACTATCAACAG CTTGAAGTAGATGATAAGAGATTTTTGCTGAATGAGGTGAACGTGAGCAAGTGGTACTCAGCCCTATCCCTCTCCAAACTTAGGAAACCATCCATCAGGGGACA ATGGTACAGTGGGCCACAGTCTGTTAATGCTTACTaccaaagagagaaaaatgaaataa ATATTTTGGCAGGAATCCTTCAGCCGCCATACTATAGCGGCCGCTTTGCACCACG GGCGGTTAATTTTGGTGGCATCGGAATAATCCTTGCTCATGAACTTACTCATGGTTTCGACAATATAG GTCGAAAGTTCAACAAGTACGGTGAGATCAGTAACACATGGTGGACTAACTTTACCCTCACTGGATTCCAAAACAAATCCCAGTGTTTTGTTGACCAATACAATAAATACCCACTCAATGTGGGTGGCAGGAAGATTTTT GTGAATGGTCGACTGACATTACCTGAAAACATAGCCGATAATGGAGCTCTCAAGATCGCTTTCAGG GCTTATGAAAATTGGCTGAGAAAACATGGCAGGGAGGAACTCGTACCCGGACTGAACAAATCCAGTGAACAGATGTTTTTCCTTAGCTACGCCCAG ATGTGGTGCAGCTCTTTCAGTCCTACGCAGATCTTCAGAAGAGCTAAAGCTGATCCGCATGCCTTACCCATATACAG ggTAAATGGTGTTTTGTCAAATATGGAGGAATTCGCGAAGACGTACAAATGTCCAAAGGGAAGTGATTTAAATCCCGAAAACCGATGCAGAGTTTGGTAA